In Lates calcarifer isolate ASB-BC8 linkage group LG23, TLL_Latcal_v3, whole genome shotgun sequence, a single genomic region encodes these proteins:
- the LOC108899020 gene encoding C-terminal-binding protein 2 isoform X3 yields MWRQHFPGIRPQIMNGPMHPRPLVALLDGRDCTVEMPILKDLATVAFCDAQSTQEIHEKVLNEAVGAMMYHTITLTREDLEKFKALRIIIRIGSGYDNIDIKAAGELGIAVCNIPSAAVEETADSTLCHILNLYRRNTWLYQALREGTRVQSVEQIREVASGAARIRGETLGLIGFGRSGQAVAVRAKVFGFNVIFYDPYLQDGLERSLGVQRVYTLQDLLYQSDCVSLHCNLNEHNHHLINDFTIKQMRQGAFLVNTARGGLVDEKALAQALKEGRIRGAALDVHETEPFSFAQGPLKDAPNLICTPHTAWYSEQASLEMREAAATEIRRAITGRIPDSLRNCVNKEFFVTTAPWAVMDQPGVHPELNGAAYRYPPGVVGVAPGGIPGALEGMVPGGVPIAHTLPSGTHPSQAPSPNQPSKHGETREHLTEQ; encoded by the exons ATGTGGAGACAACATTTTCCAG GTATTCGGCCCCAAATCATGAACGGGCCAATGCATCCGCGCCCCCTAGTGGCGCTGCTGGATGGGCGCGACTGCACCGTGGAGATGCCCATCCTGAAAGACTTGGCAACTGTTGCATTCTGTGATGCCCAGTCCACACAGGAGATACACGAGAAG gtgctCAATGAGGCAGTGGGAGCCATGATGTACCACACCATTACCCTGACCAGAGAGGACCTGGAAAAGTTCAAAGCTCTGCGTATCATCATCCGCATCGGCAGTGGCTACGACAACATTGACATCAAGGCTGCTGGAGAGCTGG GAATCGCAGTCTGTAACATTCCCTCAGCGGCTGTGGAGGAGACGGCAGACTCCACCCTGTGCCACATCCTCAACCTTTACCGGCGAAACACCTGGCTCTACCAGGCTCTCCGGGAGGGCACGCGGGTCCAGAGTGTGGAGCAGATCCGCGAGGTGGCGTCCGGCGCTGCCCGCATCCGCGGCGAAACCCTCGGCCTCATCGGCTTCG GCCGTTCGGGTCAGGCGGTGGCGGTGCGAGCCAAGGTTTTTGGCTTCAACGTCATATTCTACGACCCCTACCTGCAGGACGGCCTGGAGCGCTCGCTGGGCGTCCAGCGCGTCTACACCCTGCAGGACCTGCTCTACCAGAGCGACTGCGTCTCCCTGCACTGCAACCTGAACGAACACAACCACCACCTCATCAACGACTTCACCATCAAACAG ATGCGTCAGGGTGCGTTCCTGGTCAACACTGCGCGGGGAGGTCTGGTGGATGAGAAGGCCTTGGCCCAGGCACTGAAGGAGGGCAGGATACGTGGAGCCGCCTTGGACGTCCACGAGACGGAGCCCTTTAG tTTTGCTCAGGGCCCGCTGAAAGACGCTCCCAACCTGATCTGCACACCGCACACAGCCTGGTACAGCGAGCAGGCCTCTCTGGAGATGAGAGAGGCGGCCGCCACCGAGATCCGAAGAGCCATCACCG GCCGCATCCCTGACAGCCTAAGAAACTGCGTCAACAAGGAGTTTTTTGTCACCACGGCACCATGGGCGGTTATGGATCAACCGGGCGTTCACCCCGAGCTCAACGGCGCCGCCTACAG ATACCCGCCAGGTGTGGTTGGAGTGGCTCCGGGCGGCATCCCGGGGGCGTTAGAGGGTATGGTCCCGGGTGGGGTGCCCATCGCCCACACCCTGCCCTCTGGTACACACCCCTCCCAGGCCCCGTCGCCCAACCAGCCCTCCAAACACGGCGAGACCAGAGAGCACCTCACCGAGCAATAG
- the LOC108899020 gene encoding C-terminal-binding protein 2 isoform X4, producing the protein MSLTDKHKVKRQRLDRICEGKVMSIRPQIMNGPMHPRPLVALLDGRDCTVEMPILKDLATVAFCDAQSTQEIHEKVLNEAVGAMMYHTITLTREDLEKFKALRIIIRIGSGYDNIDIKAAGELGIAVCNIPSAAVEETADSTLCHILNLYRRNTWLYQALREGTRVQSVEQIREVASGAARIRGETLGLIGFGRSGQAVAVRAKVFGFNVIFYDPYLQDGLERSLGVQRVYTLQDLLYQSDCVSLHCNLNEHNHHLINDFTIKQMRQGAFLVNTARGGLVDEKALAQALKEGRIRGAALDVHETEPFSFAQGPLKDAPNLICTPHTAWYSEQASLEMREAAATEIRRAITGRIPDSLRNCVNKEFFVTTAPWAVMDQPGVHPELNGAAYSQVNQTLPAVTTGIPQDKINA; encoded by the exons GTATTCGGCCCCAAATCATGAACGGGCCAATGCATCCGCGCCCCCTAGTGGCGCTGCTGGATGGGCGCGACTGCACCGTGGAGATGCCCATCCTGAAAGACTTGGCAACTGTTGCATTCTGTGATGCCCAGTCCACACAGGAGATACACGAGAAG gtgctCAATGAGGCAGTGGGAGCCATGATGTACCACACCATTACCCTGACCAGAGAGGACCTGGAAAAGTTCAAAGCTCTGCGTATCATCATCCGCATCGGCAGTGGCTACGACAACATTGACATCAAGGCTGCTGGAGAGCTGG GAATCGCAGTCTGTAACATTCCCTCAGCGGCTGTGGAGGAGACGGCAGACTCCACCCTGTGCCACATCCTCAACCTTTACCGGCGAAACACCTGGCTCTACCAGGCTCTCCGGGAGGGCACGCGGGTCCAGAGTGTGGAGCAGATCCGCGAGGTGGCGTCCGGCGCTGCCCGCATCCGCGGCGAAACCCTCGGCCTCATCGGCTTCG GCCGTTCGGGTCAGGCGGTGGCGGTGCGAGCCAAGGTTTTTGGCTTCAACGTCATATTCTACGACCCCTACCTGCAGGACGGCCTGGAGCGCTCGCTGGGCGTCCAGCGCGTCTACACCCTGCAGGACCTGCTCTACCAGAGCGACTGCGTCTCCCTGCACTGCAACCTGAACGAACACAACCACCACCTCATCAACGACTTCACCATCAAACAG ATGCGTCAGGGTGCGTTCCTGGTCAACACTGCGCGGGGAGGTCTGGTGGATGAGAAGGCCTTGGCCCAGGCACTGAAGGAGGGCAGGATACGTGGAGCCGCCTTGGACGTCCACGAGACGGAGCCCTTTAG tTTTGCTCAGGGCCCGCTGAAAGACGCTCCCAACCTGATCTGCACACCGCACACAGCCTGGTACAGCGAGCAGGCCTCTCTGGAGATGAGAGAGGCGGCCGCCACCGAGATCCGAAGAGCCATCACCG GCCGCATCCCTGACAGCCTAAGAAACTGCGTCAACAAGGAGTTTTTTGTCACCACGGCACCATGGGCGGTTATGGATCAACCGGGCGTTCACCCCGAGCTCAACGGCGCCGCCTACAG CCAAGTGAACCAAACTCTTCCGGCCGTAACAACAGGCATCCCCCAAGACAAAATTAATGCCTAG
- the LOC108899020 gene encoding C-terminal-binding protein 2 isoform X2 codes for MSLTDKHKVKRQRLDRICEGIRPQIMNGPMHPRPLVALLDGRDCTVEMPILKDLATVAFCDAQSTQEIHEKVLNEAVGAMMYHTITLTREDLEKFKALRIIIRIGSGYDNIDIKAAGELGIAVCNIPSAAVEETADSTLCHILNLYRRNTWLYQALREGTRVQSVEQIREVASGAARIRGETLGLIGFGRSGQAVAVRAKVFGFNVIFYDPYLQDGLERSLGVQRVYTLQDLLYQSDCVSLHCNLNEHNHHLINDFTIKQMRQGAFLVNTARGGLVDEKALAQALKEGRIRGAALDVHETEPFSFAQGPLKDAPNLICTPHTAWYSEQASLEMREAAATEIRRAITGRIPDSLRNCVNKEFFVTTAPWAVMDQPGVHPELNGAAYRYPPGVVGVAPGGIPGALEGMVPGGVPIAHTLPSGTHPSQAPSPNQPSKHGETREHLTEQ; via the exons GTATTCGGCCCCAAATCATGAACGGGCCAATGCATCCGCGCCCCCTAGTGGCGCTGCTGGATGGGCGCGACTGCACCGTGGAGATGCCCATCCTGAAAGACTTGGCAACTGTTGCATTCTGTGATGCCCAGTCCACACAGGAGATACACGAGAAG gtgctCAATGAGGCAGTGGGAGCCATGATGTACCACACCATTACCCTGACCAGAGAGGACCTGGAAAAGTTCAAAGCTCTGCGTATCATCATCCGCATCGGCAGTGGCTACGACAACATTGACATCAAGGCTGCTGGAGAGCTGG GAATCGCAGTCTGTAACATTCCCTCAGCGGCTGTGGAGGAGACGGCAGACTCCACCCTGTGCCACATCCTCAACCTTTACCGGCGAAACACCTGGCTCTACCAGGCTCTCCGGGAGGGCACGCGGGTCCAGAGTGTGGAGCAGATCCGCGAGGTGGCGTCCGGCGCTGCCCGCATCCGCGGCGAAACCCTCGGCCTCATCGGCTTCG GCCGTTCGGGTCAGGCGGTGGCGGTGCGAGCCAAGGTTTTTGGCTTCAACGTCATATTCTACGACCCCTACCTGCAGGACGGCCTGGAGCGCTCGCTGGGCGTCCAGCGCGTCTACACCCTGCAGGACCTGCTCTACCAGAGCGACTGCGTCTCCCTGCACTGCAACCTGAACGAACACAACCACCACCTCATCAACGACTTCACCATCAAACAG ATGCGTCAGGGTGCGTTCCTGGTCAACACTGCGCGGGGAGGTCTGGTGGATGAGAAGGCCTTGGCCCAGGCACTGAAGGAGGGCAGGATACGTGGAGCCGCCTTGGACGTCCACGAGACGGAGCCCTTTAG tTTTGCTCAGGGCCCGCTGAAAGACGCTCCCAACCTGATCTGCACACCGCACACAGCCTGGTACAGCGAGCAGGCCTCTCTGGAGATGAGAGAGGCGGCCGCCACCGAGATCCGAAGAGCCATCACCG GCCGCATCCCTGACAGCCTAAGAAACTGCGTCAACAAGGAGTTTTTTGTCACCACGGCACCATGGGCGGTTATGGATCAACCGGGCGTTCACCCCGAGCTCAACGGCGCCGCCTACAG ATACCCGCCAGGTGTGGTTGGAGTGGCTCCGGGCGGCATCCCGGGGGCGTTAGAGGGTATGGTCCCGGGTGGGGTGCCCATCGCCCACACCCTGCCCTCTGGTACACACCCCTCCCAGGCCCCGTCGCCCAACCAGCCCTCCAAACACGGCGAGACCAGAGAGCACCTCACCGAGCAATAG
- the LOC108899020 gene encoding C-terminal-binding protein 2 isoform X1 — MSLTDKHKVKRQRLDRICEGKVMSIRPQIMNGPMHPRPLVALLDGRDCTVEMPILKDLATVAFCDAQSTQEIHEKVLNEAVGAMMYHTITLTREDLEKFKALRIIIRIGSGYDNIDIKAAGELGIAVCNIPSAAVEETADSTLCHILNLYRRNTWLYQALREGTRVQSVEQIREVASGAARIRGETLGLIGFGRSGQAVAVRAKVFGFNVIFYDPYLQDGLERSLGVQRVYTLQDLLYQSDCVSLHCNLNEHNHHLINDFTIKQMRQGAFLVNTARGGLVDEKALAQALKEGRIRGAALDVHETEPFSFAQGPLKDAPNLICTPHTAWYSEQASLEMREAAATEIRRAITGRIPDSLRNCVNKEFFVTTAPWAVMDQPGVHPELNGAAYRYPPGVVGVAPGGIPGALEGMVPGGVPIAHTLPSGTHPSQAPSPNQPSKHGETREHLTEQ; from the exons GTATTCGGCCCCAAATCATGAACGGGCCAATGCATCCGCGCCCCCTAGTGGCGCTGCTGGATGGGCGCGACTGCACCGTGGAGATGCCCATCCTGAAAGACTTGGCAACTGTTGCATTCTGTGATGCCCAGTCCACACAGGAGATACACGAGAAG gtgctCAATGAGGCAGTGGGAGCCATGATGTACCACACCATTACCCTGACCAGAGAGGACCTGGAAAAGTTCAAAGCTCTGCGTATCATCATCCGCATCGGCAGTGGCTACGACAACATTGACATCAAGGCTGCTGGAGAGCTGG GAATCGCAGTCTGTAACATTCCCTCAGCGGCTGTGGAGGAGACGGCAGACTCCACCCTGTGCCACATCCTCAACCTTTACCGGCGAAACACCTGGCTCTACCAGGCTCTCCGGGAGGGCACGCGGGTCCAGAGTGTGGAGCAGATCCGCGAGGTGGCGTCCGGCGCTGCCCGCATCCGCGGCGAAACCCTCGGCCTCATCGGCTTCG GCCGTTCGGGTCAGGCGGTGGCGGTGCGAGCCAAGGTTTTTGGCTTCAACGTCATATTCTACGACCCCTACCTGCAGGACGGCCTGGAGCGCTCGCTGGGCGTCCAGCGCGTCTACACCCTGCAGGACCTGCTCTACCAGAGCGACTGCGTCTCCCTGCACTGCAACCTGAACGAACACAACCACCACCTCATCAACGACTTCACCATCAAACAG ATGCGTCAGGGTGCGTTCCTGGTCAACACTGCGCGGGGAGGTCTGGTGGATGAGAAGGCCTTGGCCCAGGCACTGAAGGAGGGCAGGATACGTGGAGCCGCCTTGGACGTCCACGAGACGGAGCCCTTTAG tTTTGCTCAGGGCCCGCTGAAAGACGCTCCCAACCTGATCTGCACACCGCACACAGCCTGGTACAGCGAGCAGGCCTCTCTGGAGATGAGAGAGGCGGCCGCCACCGAGATCCGAAGAGCCATCACCG GCCGCATCCCTGACAGCCTAAGAAACTGCGTCAACAAGGAGTTTTTTGTCACCACGGCACCATGGGCGGTTATGGATCAACCGGGCGTTCACCCCGAGCTCAACGGCGCCGCCTACAG ATACCCGCCAGGTGTGGTTGGAGTGGCTCCGGGCGGCATCCCGGGGGCGTTAGAGGGTATGGTCCCGGGTGGGGTGCCCATCGCCCACACCCTGCCCTCTGGTACACACCCCTCCCAGGCCCCGTCGCCCAACCAGCCCTCCAAACACGGCGAGACCAGAGAGCACCTCACCGAGCAATAG